The following are from one region of the Stigmatella ashevillena genome:
- the rplL gene encoding 50S ribosomal protein L7/L12 encodes MADLNKLVDELSQLTVIEAANLVKELEKKWGVSAAAVAVAAGPAAAAAAAPVEEKTEFTVVLANAGANKINVIKEIRAITGLGLKEAKDLVEGAPKNVKEGVSKDDAKKFKDQLTAAGATVEVK; translated from the coding sequence ATGGCTGACCTGAACAAGCTTGTTGATGAACTCTCCCAGCTCACCGTCATCGAGGCGGCGAACCTGGTGAAGGAGCTCGAGAAGAAGTGGGGCGTTTCCGCCGCCGCTGTTGCCGTGGCCGCGGGCCCGGCTGCTGCCGCCGCCGCCGCTCCTGTCGAGGAGAAGACGGAGTTCACGGTGGTCCTGGCCAACGCCGGTGCCAACAAGATCAACGTCATCAAGGAGATCCGCGCGATCACCGGCCTGGGCCTGAAGGAGGCCAAGGACCTGGTCGAGGGCGCTCCGAAGAACGTCAAGGAAGGCGTCTCCAAGGACGACGCCAAGAAGTTCAAGGACCAGCTCACCGCGGCTGGTGCGACCGTCGAGGTCAAGTAG
- the rplJ gene encoding 50S ribosomal protein L10: MQKSEKEEMIKELSDKFQRTQTAIVAEFSKLDVETVTKLRKKFREAKVDYKVIKNTLAKRAAKGTSVEVISDDFKGPVALAISYDDVIAPAKILTEFIKDLETIKIRSAVVQGKKIDVEGVKALAKMPGLTELRGQLLGMLNQPASMFVRTLSAPGSQLARVLQAHSEQAESK; the protein is encoded by the coding sequence GTGCAGAAGAGCGAGAAGGAAGAGATGATCAAGGAACTCAGCGACAAGTTCCAGCGGACTCAGACCGCCATTGTCGCCGAGTTTTCCAAGCTGGACGTGGAGACCGTGACCAAGCTCCGCAAGAAGTTCCGCGAGGCCAAGGTCGATTACAAGGTCATCAAGAACACGCTCGCCAAGCGGGCGGCCAAGGGGACGTCGGTGGAGGTCATCTCCGACGATTTCAAGGGCCCCGTCGCGCTGGCGATCAGCTACGACGATGTCATCGCCCCGGCGAAGATCCTCACCGAGTTCATCAAGGACTTGGAGACGATCAAGATCCGGAGCGCCGTCGTTCAGGGCAAGAAGATCGACGTCGAGGGCGTGAAGGCCCTGGCGAAGATGCCCGGTCTGACGGAGCTGCGTGGACAGCTGCTGGGCATGTTGAACCAGCCTGCCTCCATGTTTGTTCGGACCCTGTCGGCCCCCGGTTCGCAGCTCGCGCGGGTGCTTCAGGCCCACAGCGAGCAGGCCGAGTCCAAGTAA
- the nusG gene encoding transcription termination/antitermination protein NusG — MAKKWYVVHTYSNFENQAKKSLEEKIRLEGLQEQFGEILIPMEQVVEMVKGEKKTSKRKFFPGYIFVQMELNDRTWHLVKNTPKITGFPGAAQNQQPTPISDAEVARLTSQISEGTLKPKPKVQFEDGDTVRVIDGPFANFNGTVEEVNPEKGRVRVLVSIFGRATPVELDFMQVEKTTS; from the coding sequence ATGGCGAAGAAATGGTACGTCGTTCACACCTACTCGAACTTCGAAAACCAGGCCAAGAAGAGCCTGGAGGAGAAGATCCGGCTCGAAGGCCTGCAAGAGCAGTTCGGGGAGATCCTCATCCCCATGGAGCAGGTCGTCGAGATGGTGAAGGGCGAGAAGAAGACTTCCAAGCGCAAGTTCTTCCCGGGCTACATCTTCGTCCAGATGGAGTTGAATGATCGGACGTGGCACCTGGTGAAGAACACGCCGAAGATCACCGGCTTCCCAGGCGCTGCGCAGAACCAGCAGCCCACCCCCATCTCGGATGCGGAGGTGGCTCGCCTCACCTCGCAGATCTCCGAGGGGACGCTCAAGCCGAAGCCCAAGGTTCAGTTCGAGGACGGGGACACCGTCCGGGTCATCGACGGTCCGTTCGCCAACTTCAATGGCACGGTGGAAGAGGTCAACCCTGAGAAGGGGCGCGTGAGGGTGCTGGTGAGCATCTTCGGCCGGGCCACCCCCGTCGAGCTTGATTTCATGCAGGTGGAGAAGACCACCTCCTAA
- the tuf gene encoding elongation factor Tu: MAKEKFERNKPHVNIGTIGHVDHGKTSLTAAITKVLAKTGGATFLAYDQIDKAPEERERGITISTAHVEYQTKNRHYAHVDCPGHADYVKNMITGAAQMDGAILVVSAADGPMPQTREHILLARQVGVPYIVVFLNKVDMLDDPELRELVEMEVRDLLKKYEFPGDAIPIIPGSALKALEGDASEIGEGAILKLMEAVDSYIPTPVRATDKPFLMPVEDVFSIAGRGTVATGRVERGIIKVGEEVEIVGIRATQKTVITGVEMFRKLLDEGRAGDNIGALLRGLKREDLERGQVLAKPGSINPHTKFKAQVYVLSKEEGGRHTPFFKGYRPQFYFRTTDVTGTVKLPDNVEMVMPGDNIAIEVELITPVAMEKELRFAIREGGRTVGAGVVADIIA; this comes from the coding sequence ATGGCCAAGGAGAAGTTCGAGCGGAACAAACCCCACGTGAACATCGGGACGATCGGACACGTGGACCACGGGAAGACGTCGCTGACGGCCGCCATCACCAAGGTGCTGGCCAAGACGGGCGGCGCCACGTTCCTGGCCTATGACCAGATCGACAAGGCCCCCGAGGAGCGTGAGCGCGGAATCACCATCTCCACGGCGCACGTGGAGTACCAGACGAAGAACCGCCACTACGCGCACGTGGACTGTCCGGGCCACGCCGACTACGTGAAGAACATGATCACGGGAGCGGCGCAGATGGACGGCGCCATCCTGGTGGTGTCTGCGGCCGACGGCCCGATGCCCCAGACGCGCGAGCACATCCTGCTGGCGCGCCAGGTGGGCGTGCCCTACATCGTCGTCTTCCTGAACAAGGTGGACATGCTGGACGATCCGGAGCTGCGCGAGCTGGTGGAGATGGAGGTGCGCGACCTGCTCAAGAAGTACGAGTTCCCGGGCGACGCGATCCCCATCATCCCTGGCAGCGCGCTCAAGGCGCTGGAGGGAGACGCCAGCGAGATCGGCGAGGGAGCGATCCTGAAGCTGATGGAGGCGGTGGACTCGTACATCCCGACGCCTGTGCGCGCGACGGACAAGCCGTTCCTGATGCCGGTGGAAGACGTGTTCTCCATCGCCGGCCGTGGAACGGTGGCGACCGGCCGCGTGGAGCGCGGCATCATCAAGGTGGGCGAGGAAGTGGAGATCGTCGGCATCCGTGCGACGCAGAAGACGGTCATCACGGGCGTGGAGATGTTCCGCAAGCTGCTGGACGAGGGCCGGGCGGGAGACAACATCGGCGCGCTGCTGCGCGGTCTGAAGCGTGAGGACCTGGAGCGTGGGCAGGTGCTGGCCAAGCCTGGCAGCATCAACCCGCACACGAAGTTCAAGGCCCAGGTGTACGTGCTGTCGAAGGAAGAGGGCGGGCGGCACACGCCGTTCTTCAAGGGTTACCGGCCGCAGTTCTACTTCCGGACGACGGACGTGACCGGAACGGTGAAGCTGCCGGACAACGTGGAAATGGTGATGCCGGGAGACAACATCGCCATCGAGGTGGAGCTCATTACTCCGGTCGCCATGGAGAAGGAGCTGCGCTTCGCCATCCGTGAGGGTGGCCGCACGGTGGGCGCCGGCGTCGTTGCCGACATCATCGCTTAG
- the secE gene encoding preprotein translocase subunit SecE: MATATEASQQANRSAMDPKRLVVIFLILAGIVAALFFEHVLGLIWARFGWGDPVLIEGLDWQVSTLVGYLLAVGLAVGTWFHPKSHALAIDIASELMKVTWPTWPETRASTVAVVVASVVAAVILFCIDTIAYNLMVEWLPAVWGKL; encoded by the coding sequence ATGGCAACCGCAACCGAGGCCAGCCAGCAGGCGAACCGCTCGGCGATGGACCCGAAGCGGCTGGTGGTCATCTTCCTGATTCTTGCCGGCATCGTCGCCGCGCTTTTCTTTGAGCATGTGCTGGGCCTCATCTGGGCCCGCTTCGGCTGGGGTGACCCGGTGCTCATCGAGGGGCTCGACTGGCAGGTCTCCACCCTGGTGGGCTACCTGCTCGCCGTGGGCTTGGCCGTCGGCACGTGGTTCCACCCCAAGAGTCACGCGCTGGCCATCGACATCGCCAGTGAGCTGATGAAGGTGACCTGGCCTACGTGGCCGGAGACCCGGGCGTCGACCGTGGCCGTGGTCGTGGCCTCGGTGGTGGCGGCCGTCATCCTCTTCTGCATCGATACCATCGCCTACAACTTGATGGTGGAATGGCTGCCCGCTGTGTGGGGGAAGCTGTAA
- the rplK gene encoding 50S ribosomal protein L11, with product MKKVTGQVKLQIPAGKANPAPPIGPALGQQGVNIMEFCKQFNAKTQAEAKEGLIIPVIITVYQDRSFTFILKTPPAAVLIKKAAGLHTDKKKGSGAKKPGKEKVGQITRQQLEEIAKKKIQDTTAASLEAAMNTIAGTARSMGIDVVG from the coding sequence ATGAAGAAGGTCACAGGACAGGTCAAACTGCAGATTCCCGCCGGTAAGGCGAACCCCGCTCCTCCGATCGGCCCCGCGCTCGGTCAGCAGGGCGTGAACATCATGGAGTTCTGCAAGCAGTTCAACGCCAAGACCCAGGCGGAGGCCAAGGAAGGTCTGATCATCCCGGTCATCATCACCGTGTATCAGGACCGTTCCTTCACCTTCATCCTCAAGACGCCGCCGGCGGCCGTGCTCATCAAGAAGGCAGCGGGTCTGCACACCGATAAGAAGAAGGGCTCGGGCGCCAAGAAGCCTGGCAAGGAGAAGGTGGGGCAGATCACCCGCCAGCAGCTGGAAGAGATCGCCAAGAAGAAGATCCAGGACACCACTGCGGCTTCTCTCGAGGCGGCGATGAACACCATCGCGGGTACCGCGCGCTCCATGGGCATTGACGTCGTCGGTTGA
- the rplA gene encoding 50S ribosomal protein L1 translates to MPKIAKKFAAANALVDRNKRYTITEGFQLLKKTVEARATKFDQTVDVAINLGVDPKHADQMVRGAVVLPHGTGAVVRVAVFAKGEKASEAEAAGADVVGGDDLAKRIEGGFLDFDTVIATPDMMGVVGRLGKVLGPRGLMPNPKVGTVTVDVRKAVADAKGGKVDFRAEKAGIVHVKMGKSSFTADKLEANFNTLVDLVMKLKPATAKGVYLKGIALSTTMGPGIKLDTTEILARHR, encoded by the coding sequence ATGCCGAAGATTGCCAAGAAGTTCGCCGCAGCCAATGCCCTCGTGGATCGCAACAAGCGCTACACCATCACCGAGGGTTTCCAGCTCCTGAAGAAGACGGTCGAGGCTCGCGCCACCAAGTTTGATCAGACCGTCGATGTGGCCATCAACCTGGGAGTGGACCCCAAGCACGCGGATCAGATGGTCCGTGGCGCCGTGGTGCTCCCGCACGGAACGGGCGCCGTCGTTCGCGTGGCCGTGTTCGCCAAGGGTGAGAAGGCCAGCGAGGCCGAGGCCGCCGGCGCCGATGTCGTGGGCGGCGATGATCTCGCCAAGCGCATCGAGGGTGGCTTCCTCGACTTCGATACCGTTATCGCCACGCCAGACATGATGGGTGTGGTCGGCCGCCTCGGTAAGGTGCTCGGCCCCCGCGGCCTCATGCCGAACCCCAAGGTGGGCACCGTCACCGTGGACGTGCGCAAGGCCGTGGCGGATGCCAAGGGCGGTAAGGTGGACTTCCGCGCGGAGAAGGCGGGCATCGTCCACGTGAAGATGGGCAAGTCCTCCTTCACGGCAGACAAGCTCGAGGCCAACTTCAACACCCTCGTGGACCTGGTGATGAAGCTCAAGCCGGCCACGGCCAAGGGTGTCTACCTGAAGGGGATCGCGCTCTCTACCACCATGGGGCCGGGCATCAAGCTCGACACCACCGAGATCCTCGCCCGGCACCGCTAG
- the rpmG gene encoding 50S ribosomal protein L33 has protein sequence MPKGNRSIISLECTTCKERNYTTTKNKRKSQDKLELSKFCPRCRKHTDHKEGKV, from the coding sequence ATGCCGAAGGGTAATCGCAGCATCATTTCGCTCGAGTGCACGACGTGCAAGGAGCGGAACTACACGACCACGAAGAACAAGCGCAAGAGCCAGGACAAGCTGGAGCTGAGCAAGTTCTGCCCGCGCTGCCGCAAGCATACGGACCACAAAGAAGGTAAGGTCTAG